Proteins encoded by one window of Hylaeus volcanicus isolate JK05 chromosome 7, UHH_iyHylVolc1.0_haploid, whole genome shotgun sequence:
- the LOC128879421 gene encoding E3 ubiquitin-protein ligase TRIP12 isoform X3: MADQQDQLSSGGSVETADALADTSKLRGNSSGSGSSGYRKRQNAGSLPVTVEEKRRREAIDNPESSEVFNNTSTYKHLTDSFKTESRTRGERKGHGSGLESYLDTDWRPHHKVQQSNYSISGNNTRVRSAARTSLPELNLKVIDCIASRTRSRTPQNPQAVSQGQNTFDLSLSSGYNNREELTYNDLVPTSSATPVTSHPSTSRGRVSKPHGGATCANNSASSPVLGVKSSIRVGNTASNSVESGGGVLAHDGAGTSGITTATANPPVSATAAANPAHPHPTHKHILRPRAKFSSEQAKELPTSNKTSGKHHKKDSTTGTCSSSRHRSSSRARKAVIEGGSGGVGSVMSGTESVTNSATPTSVSSTVPGNQLVTTTGEDESASTGTSATASGGPSGMSATTGDSESDDGEVGRLQALLEARGLPPHVFGALGSRMQHLLNRSMGASSAAKAQQLLTGLQAVDDEGEQLQAVIGMGEILVMGNEDTLTGFPVKQVVAALINLLGIEHNFVIMTHACRALTYMMEALPRSSTVVVDAVPVFLQKLESIECMDVAEQCLTALAMLSRRHSKTILHAGGVSACLKFVDFFNITAQRAALTITANCCQNLHPDDFHLVVDSLPLLTSRLTNQDKKSVECVCQAFSRLVDSFQHDPVTLHKIINAELLQNLQQLLMITPPVNSIGNFITVLRMLSVISNRCPDLAQLLLQQNIAFTLSYLLTGSLEVKTEDVELVPRSPQEWFEITCLIEELMPPLPTDGIFSVNSLLERTSNQQENVHWEWRDERHCCHPFSTIDSRIIEMAFQNGEDEICLSSLGRTYTIDLTVMKQINEDIGVARSIFRRVNTHPTEGKSPTCLSRLILISNLLLIYQINANLSACFTKLYISHSMDVVPPVIETNEWLVSFIRTLFSVLYEVYSSSAGPAVKCKCLRALLRMVYYASTDLLKDVLKNQVVSSHIAGMLASQDLRIVIGALQMASILMKRLPQVFGVHFHREGVLHQIRQLADPEVPLGVSPPKCPSGTSLPTPQPGPSNTSLSSTTMLSSSNATSPIASPSTNGNILFGTIATCQLKPNLSASMETHARNELNSTVDDVTTPQSTHLRLGDVLKRKRQNKKGRFSRLSGTTPQQTQQPESLFTGFATKNNRFLGNLNPARWGRKSSSSNSTNDKRDSSSSTSLSKPPSNSSLTGGNRDKAKAWVREQAAQFLSRYQDNAPCTHPAMTVLSRLTAAIQRLQSNELDEMLSALTELRDIVLESDISPFEMNYSGLIKALLNYLTTTDAPGNRYDRLRMFWKLFAESTMQQSNNIMDLNPGAFGALVAKLNSCVAQLEQFPVKVHDLPAGSGAGRGGTSALKFFNTHQLKCNLQRHPECNNLKQWKGGTVKIDPLALVQAIERYLMVRGYGRIREAESMVSDDDNSEDDIDDTLAAVVISQGSAKHKLQFLIGDEVLPFNMTVYQAVRQFGCSGIDHSEAEADGEPPLGHDAVWVQTHTIYYRPVPEEETATSPKPGSSSQGSSRKGKGKSTKISSKRKEDSLWLEGTVPPQRCPLDPYLSPILPPSVTITDASLDGLCLLRLLHTLNRHWGVLFPHLKCVSLLSPQDFINNKIAAKASRQLQDPLVIMTGNLPLWLQQIATVCPFLFPFETRQLLLYATSFDRDRALQRLLDSAPELSGSDSQERVTPRLERRKRTISRTDILKQAEQVIQDLASSKALLEVQYVNEVGTGLGPTLEFYALVSRELQRADLDLWHGSSSATESGYVNPSHGLFTMPISWNTKVSHLAKLKTKLKFLGKFMAKAIYDSRMLDLPFSLTFYRWLLGEEHTLTLNDLAYVCADVHRTLSKLQDIVRQKETIEKDQTLRPHEKAQLIDSLSLDGCPISDLGLVFELPGYENIELRKGGSEISVTIYNLDQYIKLVVHWFLYEGVFRQMEAFREGFESVFPPSQLRLFFPEELEAVFCGHAQTGGQWDVKTLSECCRTDHGYTPDSRAIRFLFEVMSKYDSEEQRQFIQFVTGSPRLPVGGFKSLTPPLTIVRKTFDPSMKTDDFLPSVMTCVNYLKLPDYTTLEIMREKLRIAAQEGQHSFHLS, encoded by the exons tGTCGAAACCTCACGGCGGTGCAACCTGCGCGAATAACAGCGCGAGTAGTCCAGTTTTGGGTGTGAAGTCCAGCATCAGAGTGGGTAACACAGCCAGTAATTCTGTGGAGAGTGGTGGGGGGGTGTTGGCACATGACGGGGCAGGCACTAGTGGCATCACAACAGCCACTGCCAATCCACCTGTGTCTGCCACCGCTGCTGCCAACCCTGCACACCCTCATCCTACGCACAAGCATATATTACGTCCTCGCGCAAAATTCTCCAGTGAGCAAGCTAAAGAACTGCCAACTAGTAACAAAACTTCAGGAAAGCATCATAAAAAGGACTCTACAACGGGCACTTGTTCAAGCTCCAG ACACCGCTCTTCGTCACGTGCAAGGAAAGCAGTGATAGAAGGCGGTTCTGGAGGAGTAGGAAGTGTAATGTCAGGAACTGAATCAGTAACCAATAGTGCTACACCAACATCGGTCTCATCCACAGTTCCTGGCAATCAATTAGTGACTACAACAGGTGAGGACGAATCAGCATCTACAGGTACATCTGCCACTG CGAGTGGGGGACCATCCGGAATGTCTGCCACTACGGGAGATAGTGAAAGCGACGATGGAGAAGTTGGAAGACTGCAAGCACTGTTGGAAGCAAGAGGCTTACCTCCCCATGTATTTGGCGCATTAGGATCGCGAATGCAACACTTATTAAACAGAAGTATGGGAGCAAGTTCTG CTGCCAAGGCGCAACAGCTCTTGACTGGTCTGCAAGCTGTTGATGACGAGGGAGAACAGCTTCAAGCTGTTATCGGAATGGGTGAAATTCTTGTTATGGGAAACGAGGACACATTGACTGGTTTTCCAGTGAAACAAGTGGTCGcagctttaattaatttacttggAATAGAgcacaattttgtaataatgaCACATGCGTGTCGTGCTCTTACTTACATGATGGAAGCTTTGCCTCGATCGTCGACGGTTGTGGTCGACGCTGTTCCAGTGTTCTTACAAAAACTGGAATCCATAGAGTGCATGGATGTGGCTGAGCAGTGTTTAACAGCATTAGCTATGCTATCGCGAAGACACAGTAAAACCATCTTACATGCG GGAGGAGTGTCGgcttgtttaaaatttgtcgatttttttaatattacggCTCAGCGGGCTGCATTAACAATTACAGCTAACTGTTGTCAAAATCTCCATCCTGATGATTTTCATTTGGTAGTCGACAGTCTGCCTTTATTGACAAGTAGATTAACAAATCAGGATAAAAAAAGTGTTGAATGTGTTTGTCAAGCATTTAGTCGTTTAGTCGATAGTTTTCAACATGATCCTGTAACTCtacataaaattatcaatGCAGAACTTCTTCAAAACTTACAACAACTG CTTATGATTACGCCACCTGTCAATAGCATTGGTAATTTCATAACAGTGTTACGTATGCTCTCTGTGATATCAAATCGCTGTCCTGACTTGGCACAGCTGCTGCTGCAACAAAATATAGCGTTTACGCTAAGTTATCTTTTAACCGGATCCCTGGAAGTGAAAACGGAAGATGTAGAGTTAGTGCCGCGTTCTCCGCAAGAGTGGTTCGAGATCACTTGTTTGATCGAGGAGCTCATGCCTCCGCTACCAACCGATGGTATATTTAGTGTAAATAGTTTACTTGAAAGGACCAGTAATCAACAAGAAAACGTTCATTGGGAGTGGCGCGACGAAAGGCATTGTTGTCATCCATTTAGTACTATCGATTCTAGAATTATTGAG ATGGCATTTCAGAATGGCGAGGATGAGATTTGTTTGTCCTCTTTAGGACGAACTTATACGATAGATCTGACTGTGATGAAACAAATCAATGAAGACATTGGAGTAGCACGAAGCATTTTTCGTAGAGTAAATACTCATCCCACAGAAGGCAAGAGCCCTACTTGTTTATCAaggttaatattaatatcaaacttattattaatttatcaaataaatgcaaatttaaGCGCATGTTTCactaaattatacatttctcACAGCATGGATGTCGTGCCTCCAGTAATTGAAACAAACGAATGGCTAGTGTCTTTTATCCGAACTTTGTTCTCTGTATTGTACGAAGTCTACAGTAGTTCTGCTGGCCCTgctgtaaaatgtaaatgtctTCGAGCTCTTTTACGTATGGTCTATTATGCTTCAACCGACTTACTTAAG GATGTCTTGAAGAACCAAGTAGTATCATCACACATAGCGGGCATGCTGGCATCCCAAGATTTACGAATTGTTATTGGAGCTCTGCAGATGGCAAgtatattaatgaaaagacTACCGCAAGTGTTTGGGGTTCATTTCCATCGTGAAGGCGTGCTACATCAAATTCGTCAACTAGCTGACCCTGAAGTACCTCTTGGTGTTTCGCCACCCAAGTGTCCTTctg gtACATCATTACCAACTCCACAGCCAGGTCCGTCAAATACATCACTTTCTTCCACCACAATGTTGTCTTCTAGTAATGCCACATCTCCAATTGCTTCTCCATCGACAAATGGTAACATATTGTTTGGTACAATTGCAACATGTCAATTGAAACCGAACCTATCCGCATCAATGGAAACACACGCTAGAAACGAATTAAACTCCACAGTAGACGATGTAACGACGCCACAGAGTACTCATTT GAGACTCGGAGACGTTCTAAAAAGGAAACGACAAAACAAGAAGGGTCGTTTTTCTAGACTAAGCGGTACAACCCCGCAACAAACTCAACAACCCGAATCACTTTTTACTGGTTTCGCtactaaaaataatcgtttcttAGGAAATCTTAATCCCGCTAGATGGGGTCGAAAATCGTCGTCTTCAAATTCTACTAACGATAAAAGAGATTCGAGCTCGTCGACGAGTTTATCGAAACCGCCAAGCAATTCTAGTTTAACGGGTGGTAATCGAGATAAAGCTAAAGCATGGGTACGTGAACAGGCTGCTCAGTTCTTGTCGCGATATCAGGACAACGCACCCTGTACACATCCTGCAATGACAGTCCTTTCGAGACTTACTGCCGCTATACAACGGTTACAATCAAAT GAATTGGATGAAATGTTATCGGCGCTTACTGAATTGCGAGATATCGTACTCGAGAGTGATATATCTCCGttcgaaatgaattatagTGGTCTTATTAAAGCTCTGCTCAACTACCTCACTACTACAGACGCTCCTGGTAATCGTTATGATCGCCTTCGTATGTTCTGGAAATTGTTCGCGGAATCGACT ATGCAGCAGAGCAACAATATCATGGATCTTAATCCTGGAGCTTTTGGTGCTTTGGTGGCAAAGTTGAATAGTTGTGTTGCACAATTGGAACAATTTCCTGTGAAAGTTCATGATTTACCAGCAGGATCTGGTGCTGGTCGTGGAGGTACTAGTGCTCTCAAGTTCTTCAATACACATCAACTTAAG TGTAATCTCCAACGACATCCAGAATGTAACAATTTGAAACAGTGGAAAGGAGGTACTGTCAAGATAGATCCTCTGGCGTTAGTACAAGCAATTGAACGTTATTTAATGGTCCGTGGATATGGTAGAATACGAGAAGCGGAATCTATGGTTAGTGACGATGATAATAGTGAAGACGATATAGATGATACTCTG GCAGCGGTAGTTATAAGTCAAGGATCAGCAAAACACAAACTCCAATTCTTAATTGGAGACGAAGTGCTGCCTTTCAATATGACTGTTTATCAAGCCGTCAGACAGTTCGGTTGTTCTGGAATTGATCATTCTGAAGCAGAAGCTGATGGTGAACCACCACTTGGTCATGATGCTGTATGGGTACAAACTCACACAATTTATTACAG GCCTGTACCAGAGGAAGAAACTGCAACATCACCAAAACCAGGTTCAAGTTCACAGGGTAGCAGCCGTAAAGGCAAAGGAAAGAGTACAAAGATCAGTTCGAAACGAAAAGAGGATAGTTTGTGGCTCGAAGGAACCGTCCCTCCACAACGATGTCCTCTCGATCCTTATTTGTCTCCCATCTTACCACCCTCGGTTACCATTACCGATGCTTCATTAGACGGTTTGTGCCTACTACGTCTTTTACACACATTAAATCGTCATTGGGGTGTTCTATTTCCTCATCTAAAGTGTGTAAGCCTACTTTCTCCACAAgactttattaataataaaatagctGCGAAAGCAAGTAGACAACTACAAGATCCTTTGGTGATCATGACGGGAAACTTACCTTTGTGGCTACAACAAATTGCTACAGTCTG TCCATTCCTGTTTCCATTCGAAACAAGACAATTATTGCTTTATGCAACTTCGTTCGATCGAGATAGAGCTTTACAACGTCTCTTGGATTCCGCACCAGAACTATCGGGATCGGATAGTCAAGAACGCGTTACTCCACGTTTAGAGCGAAGGAAAAGAACTATCTCCAGAACCGATATTCTCAAACAAGCGGAACAAGTTATACAAGACTTAGCGTCTAGCAAAGCCTTACTTGAAGTGCAATATGTTAACGag GTTGGTACCGGTCTTGGCCCaactttagaattttatgCTCTAGTCTCTCGAGAATTACAGCGTGCCGATCTAGACCTTTGGCACGGTAGTTCAAGCGCTACTGAATCAGGATACGTTAATCCGTCACATGGACTTTTCACAATGCCAATTTCGTGGAATACTAAAGTATCTCATCTTGCAAAACTTAAAACGAAGTTAAAATTTCTCGGAAAGTTTATGGCGAAAGCGATATACGATTCAAGAatg TTGGACTTGCCATTTAGTTTAACTTTCTATCGTTGGTTGTTGGGAGAAGAACATACATTGACGTTAAACGATTTAGCTTATGTATGTGCTGATGTACATCGAACTCTTAGTAAACTGCAAGACATAGTTAGACAAAAGGAAACAATCGAGAAAGATCAAACGTTAAGGCCACACGAAAAAGCACAACTAATAGATTCGCTAAGTTTAGATGGTTGTCCAATTTCGGATCTTGGCCTTGTTTTTGAATTACCTGGTTACGAAAACATCGAATTAAGAAAAGGTGGAAGTGAGATATCTGTTACTATTTATAACCTGGATCAGTATATcaag TTGGTGGTACATTGGTTCTTGTACGAGGGTGTCTTCAGACAAATGGAAGCGTTTCGGGAAGGCTTTGAATCTGTATTTCCACCGTCGCAATTACGATTGTTCTTCCCTGAAGAACTCGAAGCTGTGTTCTGTGGACATGCACAAACAGGTGGACAGTGGGATGTGAAAACTCTTTCGGAATGTTGTAGGACTGATCATGGTTATACGCCAGATTCTCGCGCGATACGTTTTTTGTTTGAGGTTATGTCAAAATACGACAGTGAAGAACAACGGCAATTCATTCAGTTCGTCACTGGTTCGCCGCGATTACCAGTTGGAG GTTTTAAGAGTTTAACGCCACCGTTAACAATAGTGCGAAAAACTTTCGATCCGTCGATGAAAACAGACGATTTCTTACCATCCGTAATGACTTGCGTTAATTACTTAAAACTGCCCGATTACACAACTTTAGAAATAATGCGGGAAAAATTGCGAATAGCTGCACAAGAAGGACAACACTCGTTCCACCTTTCCTAG